In the Salvia splendens isolate huo1 chromosome 16, SspV2, whole genome shotgun sequence genome, cggatgacgaaatcagccgcgcgccgaccacaggatagctactgctcctaccatcaagaccacggtcacgatactgaggagtgcagaaacttggctgcaggtatcgatgttcttgtgaaggcagggacattgaaaaaataccaaagcaagcagccaaagaagaataaaaagcagagtggtgcgaactgcgctcctcaggatccgaaaaggcagccggatcccgaagacgatgacgagccgcaatatgatggagtaatccagactattgacgcgctccctgccgggaagaccaagtcgtccctaaagtcagagcgcagaggctccaatcgagaggagccaacgcataaaaggctgaagcaggacgaagtgattacgttctcggctgctgatcccgtcccggccatctctcctcaccaagacgccattgtcatccaagccggagtggcaaacaaactgatccacagggtgtttgtggatacaggagcgtcggttagcattctttttaaagagtgctttgacaaactagaagtggacccagctcggctcagtccggctccgcttcccctaaagagcttcgcccaggaggacacccgccctgaaggtattatcagccttccgatcacggtggggaaagcgcctactagctccagtacgatgattgagtttttcgtggtgaaagctcggtccccgtacaacatcatcctgggaagagactggctcaacacagttcgggccgtttgctccacttatcacctcaccatcaagatccctactaaaggagggatagcggtcatccgaggtgaccaaaagagagcaaaggaatgtctgcaaattgcgcttagaagtgccgagcagtcagatcggcaccaccaagcatagcaatcacagcagccggagtcagaggcgatgaccgaagtcataccggagccgaactcgatgacagttcagctgtacgaagacgatccatccagaacggttaagatcggcttcgcgggaacgcccctacttcgggaaaaaaccatccagctcctcaaggagtataaagacgtctttgcatggtctccgttggacatgaccggagtgccccccgaggtaatcactcatcggttaaatattgatccttcagtccggccgataaaacagaagcaaagactctttgcggcagaacgaagtcaagtcatccatgacgaagtccgtcaattattgaaggcggatgtgttattcgaagtgaagtatccttcgtgggtggccaatcctgtcatgatcaagaaaaaggaaggaggatggcggatgtgcatagatttcaccgatctaaataagcactgtcccaaagattgctatccccttccgaaaacggcctttgataggctttgaaattttttgttttcttgatctgtacaaaggataccatcaagttttaatggatgagattgacgcttcaaaaacggccttcattactgatttcggcattttcgcttataaaaagatgccattcggtttaaagaatgccggagccacttatcaaaggatggtagacaagctttttcggcacctgattggaaaggaggtcgaagtgtatgttgacgatatagtcgtcaaaagcaaaagcacttcggagtacgagcacaacctcaagtccactctcaacgtgctcaagaaagccaacctcaaacttaatccccaaaagtgtacctttttggtagattcgggaaagtttctgggttgttgggtttcaaaggacggactcaaggcaaacccctcaaaagttcaagttgttcaaaacatggcgatgccgaagtccatacatgacgtgcaaaggctaaccggatgtctagccgcactgaatcgattcctttctcaagcagccgaaaagcaactgccgttcttcacggtgttgaaaaaggcaccaaagttcgagtggggagccgagcagaaaaaggcctttgacgagctcaaaagttatctagccaagcttcctattctctctgctccaaccgaagccgaagtaatattcttatacttagcggcatcggatcaaaccatcagcgcggtgcttgtacgagaagaaggcctaaagcagcttcccatctactttacaagccgaacattaagaggtccagaaaccaggtatcaacctctggaaaagattgctctagcattagtaaatgcagcaaggagactgcggccatacttctatgctcacaaggtatgcgtcttaactgatctgccacttcggcaagtgttgaccaaaccagaagcatcaggcagaatcgccaagtgggctatagagttgggagagcacacaattgaatatctacctcggaaagccatcaagggacaagccttggcagattttcttgcggaagcaaagttcgatcaagcaattcctgttattgccgaacagaagaattctgccaatgccgaactagcacagcctttggaatccgaagtagagccgccggactgctggagcggattcgtagatggagcttcaaacaagatgggaagtggagctggtattctacttgtcgctcccgacggacacgaggtaacctactcactccggttcctattccccactactaataatgaagccgagtacgaagccctcctggccggactccagttagcgcaaagtctgctcgtcaaatctctcaaagtccattgtgattcacaagtcatagtaaatcacatgttgggtacaagtgaagctcgtgacgagagaatgaagaagtatttggacaaagcgcaaagcatcagccgaagtttctcctattttcggataatccgcattcccagagcggaaaatagccgagcagataccttaagtaagttggcctcagatccgagctcaaaggcggaagaattaatgcatcgaagcattgatgaagccgaggtacattcagtatccagctcgccgaactggatgacgccgatcttgcagtatctggatcaaggacaattgcccgaggataagagagaagctcggaagatcacgtgccgagcacttcggtacgaacttcatgaaggagtcctctttagaaagtcttacctccagccgttattgcggtgcgtaggaccagaagagacggactacatcctcagagaagttcatgaaggatcgtgcggtagccacatcggagccagagctttagctaaaaaagttctgagatggggatattattggccaaccatggtacaagaggcagtgcagctcgtcaagaagtgtacgaagtgccaaattcatgcaaatgtcccaaggatgccgcagaccgatctatacactatgcaaagcccttggcctttcatgcaatggggcatagacatagtgggaccacttcctcaagctcctcggcaaatgaaattccttatcgttgccgtggactacttcacgaagtgggtggaggctgaaccattagctacgataacgagctcaaaggcattggacttcgtctggaagaacatagtgtgccgatttggcataccccacatcctcatctcggataatgggactcagttcaccgacaagacgttcaagaattggtgccaagagctgaacattcaacagcggttcacttcggtctcccatccccaagcaaacggacaaacggaagtaacgaaccggattctggtgaaagggttaaaagctcggttagaacaagccaaaggacaatgggtagaaaatctccctcaagtcctatggtcctaccgaactacacccaaaacctccaacggtgaaactccgtatagtctggtgtacggcactgaagccgtaattccggtggagattggcgtacccagtccccgaactctaaatttctcctcagaaatgaatgacgacggactgagagcagaactagatctcgccgaagaaagaagagagttggcgtgcataaaagcagccaagtataaggagcaagtagcccggtattataaccaaagggcgaaaaagcttcaatttcaagtgggagatctcgtcctgagaaacaacgaagtaagccgagcagaaaagctgggcaaactcgagcccacatgggagggtccgtatcgggtgtcagaagtcctcggcaaagggtcttataaattgactcacatgtcaggagaacaagtaccccgaacatggcacgtctccaacctcaagaagttccacttgtaagagacaaagtccggtcagtctgtcttgtgtctagttcggtcataggggtacatgtttttatttgtttgttttttacttgtaccttttacttgtcgttttataaaaagtttaaagtttttttctttcatctttttcattttttctctatgtgttttgtctctatgtgcttgtcgtctcttacaaatggtaccgaggtatatcgttctttaaaggctgatcccctttttagatcgattattaaagactattgtgagtccaagcttccaaggaggatacaagaccgcaattcagcttaacaagcacttcgtcggaaacgaactgcaataagccaacgattgtgagtccaagcttctcaggaagatacaagaccacaattcggcttaagaaataagcacttcgtctgaaacgaactgcaataagggaaagtccgatccatgcgataaacctcgccgaattaggacgaccaagttcggtcaaagaagtttacttcataagaccgaggacgaccatgtccagtcaaagaggtttacttcataagaccacttcggttaactgggaaagtccgatccacgcgataaaactcgccgaattaggacaagggaaagttcgatcccggcgacaaaaatcggcAAATTAGAacgcaaaccaagtccggtcaaagaagtttccttcataagatcaaagacgagtccggtcaaagaagcttacctCAAAGTCCAAAGacgagtccgatcaaagaagctcacttcataagaccgatgacgagcacgatgaaattgtttcgcagaactgtaagtaagcagtgataaaagcgaaaggaaaaaatttcatttattaaatctcgttcggcagacaattcagctcccctacgagaaggcattacgccattacaaaggactattctactgtccgcggttgctaaagttaagccacctatctgcaaaatcctctggaagccgagttcggttgttccgagcagatgaagaataagcaggtcgacgagatgctatcctcgacccaacgcctcttccccgagcccgagaagtcctaacacctcggcgatgaagagtctctgcaataagcatctgtcGATCTAGCTCACTCATAGTCGCAACTCCTCGgtgaatttcagtccgtccctgccTTGACGATTCTGGTTGcccctgagcccgttctcgtcttgacgtttccggctgttcctgagttcgttgctgacttggagcaAGATTTTGagcaagggaaccagaggtttgatctggagtgcgagcatctgttggcacgatatgccgaaggaatctttctatggaggggcgccgagaaagaacaatgttgtaccgagaagcccaacgccgcagtgatgtcacaacttgttggcaagccgggctctccagcacattgttcctacggagtacatgatattcctcccacagttcgtcaactcgactctgaacatctgatatggtcactcccccgcgcacacggatgtaatcctcgtacgcagtcctctcagcaatggtcgtattcagctcggcctccagatccttcttatcggactctaagtccttattatcggcctccagcttcactaaacgagccagaagctcgtcattcttcgtctgatcggctatagctcttttctcagcttcgtctaaagccgaagagtacagccgtttccagtgaagtatctccatctccttgagtacaaagcagctatattagttcggcagctgtaccgagcagatagtaaaatacaacaggaataaaggcgagtacgaaaagctatacgaagacaagtgtagagaatttttcattcacaaggaaaattttttacactaggagggcttcaaggccattttacaaggaagaaactagactaagagaagggagacgaaatcatactccgccagcttcgtctccggctcctcggtctggttcagcttctttctcctgagctacctcagcctcggcctcgcatcctgccggcctcgcctccgcctcctgatcggcttccttctccggatgcccggtccgctcgacttcggcctcccgctccagcggctcggccttaccctctccgttgtaagtcgaagcgggtgaaacgggtcccacggaggcaaagatagcctccaggttctcgtcccgatcagctcgacaactccggactcggtctgcagaaagcaggaccgaggatgaagcgagctcctcaaggagcggcagattctgaagccgagctgctatctctcggctgtacagaggcagcacgacgtcggccccctgctcgcccttatcggtaattagccttaccagactaccgacaaaggccgagaactggctgctcaaaaagagtttctccgtgtaaacacggagagcctccccctgggcagccacggcggctgcctccttctgagcctcccggtgcttcgtctgctctcgcaggatgatgagctggtttttggctgaccgagcttcatcctgagccgagatcctagcagctcgggccctctcaaatttggcctcagcctgttcggccagactacgagcaagatgcaacttcttctgcatctcctcgtagtcgtgggatgctttggaaagctccacggagacgagcttcgctctctgaagatgaacaaggaaaaaagtcaacagaagggtcatcaaaaaatgtggaaaagaagccaagtcagaaagcttacctccacaaaattcgtcggccattgaaaaggctcagggacgtgttccgggatgtctgcaaccacctcggagatgaccaggtctttccccggcactcttggggactcatgaaatttccccttccctttagccgaagacgactccggctctttcggatccgaagaagaggttttttgcctcttcggattcttttcggcttcagacgccgaccgaggggctctctgcctctccggccccacaagctcggaggatttgcggacGGCCTTGTTCAGCAAGTTCActgtcaaaaaacaaaaaaaacaaagtcagattttcttcgttaaagcagtagagcataaagaaagagaaagcctcaccctcggcctcttcgtccgaagacgagatgtcgaacatgacgtcgcccttgacgagctcagactccgtgtattgtttcctaactatgggaatcttgttgagctcgccatcgagctcgtccaacggttcaggccgaggatgacggataacggacttcggccctctccagggaaaactaggagccgcgatcctatcatagtagaagaagcggttttgccacttcggccacttcgttttacaaaaggccctaaagggctgtacagggatcaagtaaaaccaagaccccttcctcttaaattgaaagaatttaaggatcgccttcaaagacaaatcccttcctaacctacggagttcggcagcgaaggccgacaagtgcctccaagagttcggagtcacctggcctaaaggaagctgaaaaaaatctagtaaatctataaaggcagaagggagggggaaacgaagcccgcattctaagcaggcctcgtacacggtggcgtaaccctccggcggggagtcagccctatgatcaccgtcaggtaccaccgccttccccccaggaaaaaagtatttttcgggtagggatatcacagtatccttactcaaaatactatggaaatactctacggtcttctccccggactctttccggccagaagaccccttaccgcctctcctaccgctacccgactccgaagaagaaatagaagccatttttcttactttttgaaggtgaagaaagtctgaagaagctcttgaaagcggaagaaaatttctcgagaaagagagagtatagaagacgcaacagcaaaagtgttcaaatgaggaagaaagagcatatttatcagattcgggaaagatttcgaaatcgttgcgctgtttcgaatcccaccttttcaggattcaacggccggattttactgtcgcatttaatgcaggcacgcgcaaggcacgtcccctgacgtcagcctcccccttaccgttatccagaatgccgaagtgactcacctcgccgaagtgattcacttcgtttttcggggggggtagtgatggggtacgaactaaaccctaatggcaagcccaataacagtgacggcccatcagcccagagcccaagaaagagtatctgttcggcaccaaagagttcggcatgaccaaagagttcggactcagcctacagctcggtaaaagccgaccagtcaagctctcctctcagatcggcaagagctgatcggtaaagtccagcagttcggtctcagcattcgaccgaactaggagttagtggactcatgaaaggcctccacgacctccactatacccacgatctatttagtggtacgaagcagttattgagcagttattgctcacccacgatcttgttagtggggctgcaaaccacgatcctagttcaatgtacaaatagaacttagatcagatagaagggAAGAAAAATAGAGAATCTCTCCAGAgaaaaaatcatatagcaagtctgtgttgtaagctgtaattcgcagatcaagcaatacaaacctgcccccatttctccccgtggacgtagatttacctcagtaaatcgaaccacgtaaaatttccgtgtcgtgatatttattctctaccagctttTACTACTGTCAAAAATTCGCGCAATCATCATGCCGCGACACGTGCGGCCCTATCCCCATCAAACACCCGTTCGGGTCAGGCAGCGGGTGCGGGCACCCCGCCTTCTCCCGCTACGTGAAATGCAGCCCTGGCGGGGCCCTCCGCCTCTCCACCGCCGGGGACGGGGACACCTACTTGGACGTCTCCTCCATCGACTACGCCTCGGGGTCCCTCGTCGCCGCGGACCCGCTCATGTCCACGTGCGCGTCCATGCAGAACTCGGGCAGCTTGGCGCTCGACCCGGGCAGCCCGTTCTCCCTGTCCCCGGACAACATATTCGCCTTAGTAGGCTGCTCCACCACCTCGCCCGTGTTCGACCTGGACGCCGACTTCTGCGACACCGGTTCGGGCCAGAACGTGTGCCGCGGGCTGTACTCGTGTAAAGGGGTGGAGGGGATCGGGTTGGAGCCCCGCGAGCCGATATCGACGTGCTGCGTGTACGAGCCGGGGGAGGTGTTGGCAGGGTCGGGTTCGGGTTTGGATCTGCCGAAGCTGCAGTGCTCGTCGTACTCGGCGGTTTacgggttcgggggcagcgagGGCGACCCGATGAGGTGGCAGTATGGGATATTGCTGAGGTTTAATGATTCTTATGAGAGTAGTGACTGTAGGAATTGTGAGGATAGTGGTGGGTTTTGTGGGTTTGAGGGTGTGGAGGAGTCGTTTGTTTGTAGGTGTCGTAACGGCGTCAATTCCACCGTTAACTGCTATGGGAGAGGTCTCCTCTCTCTGATctcctatttctctctctctctctctcataaacACACACATTGGGACATTTGAAGCGAGAAGATTTATGGATGTGTTTTGATTTGTTGTGATCAGGCAATGGCTGGAGCCAGGCGGGGAGACACGGAATTCAAACGGCATTGACTATTGGAGGTAAAAAGCCGACGCTTTTTTTAACCTGGTTTTTTGTTCACCACATTGGGTGCAAAAAGTCTTCATCTTTATGAAAGCCTTTTACATTTGATCGGTTTAATATGGATAGTTGGATCAGTTCTGTTACTATTTTGGAGTTAGTTTAGTTAATTACTACccccgtccgcgaataggagtcccgttttttcattttagtccgttcgcgaataggagtctcggttcacttttatcataaatggtaataggtctcaacttccactaactcattccactcatatttcatttaaaactaatatatacaagtggggcCCTTATTCCATCAacttttttctacctttttgttagcatttcttaaaactcgtgctgccatgaaatgagacttctaatggcGAACGGAGGAAGAACTATTTTGCAATCTGGTAGCAATTGAAGTACATTAGAACTCTTGCAAGTTAATAGTGGATTACTAATCCCAATCCCATGGTCTTAGCTAATTTGCTGATTTATGTAGATATAAATATATCACCAAATTGGTGAAGTCATTATATTTATACTCGTGAACTTCACATGAAATCAGGTTTTGAATTAGAGTATATATATACCTGGAATATTGAAATCTCAATTGCCAATGGCTTTTCCTCCCATGAAATCAGGCTTTGAATTATATGGTGTTGAATTTTTGCAGGGTTCTTGCTTATGTGGATGATAGCTTTCCTCTAATATAAAATCCAGATTTTGTAATCCCTCAATATTATCACCAGGAAAAAAAAGTGTAAGAAAAAGTGGATGAGAGGAAAATCATCTTTGTTTTCCCATCATTCGATTTGATTTCTTGAGATGCTGTGGAAATCAATTTGCTGTCTTCTATTCAGTTTATCTCAACGGTGAACATGCTTTTATCTATTTTATAAATTGGTCAGTTATACTTATAAGATGTATGTGCACCATCCTATTCCTGCAGGCTGCAACATGCAAGTAACGTAGAGTTATTTAAAGAATACGTAGTATTCATAAATTGCTACTATAAGCTAAGTACGTAATACATTTACCGGTGCGTCAATTCTTTAAAGAAATTAGTGTATGTTTTAGCATCCTTTAATTAACCTGAAGAGTACTACGACAGCTTAGTACTGTATGATAGATAAAGGTTTGTCAATTGTCATGTTACACATCTCGATAAAATTTCAGCTAGATCCaatgtattttctatttttagtactCCTAGTTTTTGAAAATCACACAAATTTGTTAAACTATCATTTAATTTCGACATGccttttttatatatagatgGAACGTCTTTTTAGGTCCACGAaatttgtcaaagtatcatttcaggtccgtaaactttgaaaatatcattttaggtctgtcaagttaatatcatttgcgatattttaaactttttctagacgaaaatgcccttaaggccttcaaagggcaatttggacaattctttcgccactcatcttgcgtcaaagacctagagtccaacaatttcttttactactatttaatttaattatcatccaaattgaatttaaatataattacaatttgacgtaaaaaatatgtgttaattttctaattattaGATGACAAATTATTTAGGGATAGTGAATTGAGAattgatactttattttattttttcaatctaaactgcattttaagaacttaataggtgatttgtgaattatatttagtttatttgttttgaaattagatagctattaatttggattgtcattcagagtattatttatatgaatttcagaaTGGAGAACAATTaacatccaaattgaatttaaatataaaaatttgtcTTTAAAAATTGTCGGACTCTAGGTCTCTGATGtaagatgagtggcgaaagaattgtccaaattgaCCTTTGAATGTCTTAAGGGCATTTTCATCCGgaaaaagtttaaaatacctcaaatgatattaacttgtagttgacggacctaaaatgatattttcaaagttcacggacctaaaatgatactttggcaatgttcgtggacctaaaaagatgttccatcttttatatataaacaaaaatcttatatttaaaaaaacaaattaaaacatctcagagcatccactacactgtccccccaccgtcccttaaactactatttgagggctccactgtactttattcctccatcccttaactaagggacggaacctgcaacgctccgtcccttaaattactattcattcaatttcattttttattttttttccaacccaattcaattaaaacaaacacactttattaaaaaacacactttattaaaaaaacacacaacataatttaaaatacaaatctggaggaaaaaaaaactactccgcgttgagatcccacccgccggagccggaaccgccgtagttgccgtcgtcggacatcttgagttgttatataaaaatttgagaggaaattgagatgataggaagaatagatgtgtagttgtgtgtgaaatgaggatgagtttaggagtatttatagagtaaaaatattatttaaaaaataaaaaaaaaaaaacaaaaaaacggtattattaTAGTTAgaatttttttccatttatttttaatttttttaaaaaaattgaattttgtaaaaaaaaatatttattgtgtcagcacgtgacgacgcccactcgcgggccggcgagtggacgtcacgcacgacgccgggtctcgccacgtcgcctaggcccGTGGCGAGACGGCCCGTCGCTTGTCTCGGTGACACGGGACGCGGGACGGGGCGCGGGACGGGACGGGACggcgagctgcaacgcgtcgcgcgacgGACCCTTTGTTCCGGGACGGGTCGCGGGACGCCGGCgcgacgcgtagtggatgctctcaaGTGACACACTATAATTGGCTACGAGCTAGCATTAACTGCGTCATCAATATCATGAACGCATGTGTGCTATCGCCAATGCTCTCAATCTACATCGACATGCTCCAAGGTATTGAGCACTAACTCGTGTTCTCAACCATCACATATACGTAGCTTGAAAGTGGTTTAATTACTTAACATTATATTAAAGTAGagtaaaataatgtaaattgCTAATTTGGGTTATTCGTGTTGAGATGAATTTCTTtttgaaaaattgataaaactaGTGGGTCGTATgagaaattaatttcatatcGAACAATTTAGATTAAAATGTTACACTTGCGAAATCTTCTTTCTCGTGCTTATCACGTGATACTGTGGCGCCAAAAAGAAACAAAGAGTTGGTTTGTAACTAAAAAGAAATTCACATTCCGAAAGCCTAACGCTTCCCTTCCAATTTCTTTTCCCCAAATTCAGTTCCCACAGAAACCCTAGCTCAATATCTGTATCCTCGGTGTTTTCCACGTTTCCTTGCTTCcaaatcaatatttaaccgaggATTCCTACCGAGAATTCAACTTGCTCGAACGTCAGGTAAAAATCCATGGATTAGCATATGCATTTGTGCTTCACTCTATCGAAAAATCTGCCGTTTGCATGTCGGTTTCATCTCTATACAGAGAACTATTGTCCTTCTTCATGATTTCGGTTTGATGTTGGTGTTTTGTTGCTCAGAAACAAAGGCATATCTGCCAGAAATTCAATTAATTCATTGCAGGATCCTAGCTAGCTAGTTATTTAGAATTTTAGTGCAGGAAGACTCGATGTATATTTGAAGATTTGTTTTGCCGATTAGAGTAATTTCGAGCTCTTTGTTCATATGTAGAATGTGATAGAAGATCAAGTCTACTGCTAAATTCCAATTTAATTGTAACTTTTACAACCATCTTCAGCTGTGTGGTTACATTTGGCTATAATTGGTTGTTATGTAGTTCGATATGATCTGTCATCAGAATGGAATAACTGAGCTTTTAACCATTGATGTTTAA is a window encoding:
- the LOC121770147 gene encoding uncharacterized protein LOC121770147 — protein: MSTCASMQNSGSLALDPGSPFSLSPDNIFALVGCSTTSPVFDLDADFCDTGSGQNVCRGLYSCKGVEGIGLEPREPISTCCVYEPGEVLAGSGSGLDLPKLQCSSYSAVYGFGGSEGDPMRWQYGILLRFNDSYESSDCRNCEDSGGFCGFEGVEESFVCRCRNGVNSTVNCYGRGNGWSQAGRHGIQTALTIGGFLLMWMIAFL